In Myxocyprinus asiaticus isolate MX2 ecotype Aquarium Trade chromosome 12, UBuf_Myxa_2, whole genome shotgun sequence, the DNA window AGATTGTAAAGCAAACTGGAGGTACACATGCCTTAGATAGTGTTCTAACGGCTGTCATGCTGAACTCAATATGGGGCTGTTTAGCTGAAACTAATACAAGTTAATGAATAATGAAAACTTGCTCCGACAAGAATTTTTCCATGTACAATTTGTGAGctgtaaaaccaatatattgcCAAGTCTTCCATACATCAAAAGCATGTTTTCTTGTTTCTAATGAGTAAGTTACAATATCTTTGCAGTtaacttctatttttttttaaatgttttttaaacatttgagcATGCTCTAACTCCTGTCTCTCTAATCTATCTTTCCTGCAACCTTACACCAGGTTTTGTGCTTTACCTCTACCAGGACAGGAAATGTCTCTATGAATTAGTGAGAGATGTGACTGGAGCTTTTGTTATGGTCTAATGAGCAACTGACTCAAAATAGAACCAGATAAGAACCCTTTATTTTCAGAGTAAACAAGACCATGTGACCATAAAACAAAACCaatataattaatcataattataataactttatatatttatcacacattatacatttgcacatataaagtgaaattctatttttttttttcacatatcccagctaagctggggtcagagtgcagggtcagccatgatatggcgcccctcgagcagatagggtcaagggccttgctcaagggcccagcagtggcatcttggcagtgctggggcttgaacccccaaccttctgatcagtaacccagagccttaaccgctaagccaccactgcccccaaatCGCTCGTTCGATATTGTGCCAGCAGTCTTTTTCAATTatgattaaatatattttcaagatGGCGTGCTTTACCTGTCCAACATTGAAGAGCAAGGTGATGGCATAGAAGAAGTTGGAGTTGGCACTGCCAGCATAGATCCAGAGATGCCACAGAACAGGGAAGAGTGCAGAGCATGCCAACAGCACACACGACACCAGAAAGATGTTCCTTAAGACTGAAATACaaagagagaaaaggaaagaaatgtTTCATTGCAAATAGATATCTTTTAAAAGAAAACCATGTGCATGCATACACCAAGAAACACAACCAAACGTATCTAAATAATCCAGGATCATTAACTGATATtgttataaaacatgaataaatcttaaaaaaaacaaaacaaaaaaaaacagcattagcAGGCCTGAACAGAATCTCTGTCCACAGAAATTCCACAGAAAGTGCTGCAGATTTCTGCACATTTTAAGAAAAGGCCTGTcgttcacaaagttctacacatccctTGCTCcgttaatttttttgttaaatattcaGGCTAATTTTATAATGCTTTTGGCTATTGAATTGAGCAGATTTTTCCCCAAAATCAGTGTAGAAAATGTGAAGAAGTCTCCAGAAGTCACTATTCTTTGTAAAGACGCTTTAGAacaatttttattgtaaaaaagaccaaataaaaaattaatgcaacctTTATGTAACACATTCATAGCATACTAAAATTATAAAAGCCATAATTGAGCTCTTCttatggcttaaaggaatagttcacccaaaaattactttCGTTCATCAGCTGAACTCaaaaaaaggtttttagaagaatatctcagctctgtatgtaaatttgaatgtttatagactggccccactcacttccattgaaagtcctttactgtaactgcaatgtttgcttctttctttcttttttgtgtagCACTTCACAATgctgtttcaaaacaaaacaaagcaaaaaaaaaaaaaaaaaaaaaaaaaaaggaaaagaaaaaacacacacaagagaTACTTACATCTGTAGAGGTGACTCCAGGCAGGCAGAAAAGCCATGTAGAGGGCAACATCTCCCACGGTCGGGTACGACTTAAAGATAGAGATAATGGCAATCTGCATGAAGATGAGGAACACTGGATGCTccctgtttaaataaattaaatcattaCAAGGAAGAAttcattcaaaaagtagcaaATGTTTTTTGCACCGTCAATACAAAATGGAGAGAATCTTGCAATGCAAATATGAATCTCTCTTTatcaactaaataaaataaaaaataaaaaaatgttttaaaactttGAAAACAATGCTGCTTTCTCAACACTTGGATGCCcatataatttctttttatttattacttttttttattttatttgcctaCTACATTAGATTAACATCAGCAGTATCACACAGTATAACATATAATTCTAACCATGTTACAGGATGttcaaaacctaaaaaaaaaaagtcacattagTTTTATTCATCTTACGAATAAGTTAAAAGCAGTCAGATATGTATGTTAATGGAGCTCCTTTATATAGTCCCAAAGGGGAGACCATATCTGCCAaaatttgtcagatttttttatgtttatcatagGTGAGCTTTTCAAGTGGCAACCACATAGTGACCTGTAATGTCCACATTTTAAGAGATGGTGCCTGTGGTGCAGACCAAAGcaacacaatacatttttggcTAAATAGACCAGGATAACAAATAACTGTTTTACATCATGTTTAGTGTCCACACTAAGGCTGTGGTCATATCGAAATGCAGTCCAAGAAGATCTTCTATTATACCATGTATTTTCTCCCAGTATGGCAAAATTCTGTTACAATaccaaaaacaatgaatgaatgtgCCTTTTTCTTTATTGCACTTGAAGCACAAACCTGACGTGTTAATGAATATCTTTTTAATACGCATCGTGTAAGATATATCCTATTAAAGAATTTAAAATTAAGTTAGTGAATCCCTAGGGAAGTACATTTGGGATACACTTTTTCGCATACATATAATTTCTTATGTCCTGCAAATTTATTACAtattagcagagatgggccacttctattaaaatgaatgggagaaactggaatgcccaacggtcaactgatgtagaaaaggaagtcccgccttgcaggtaaaagagccaatcaccttttagatacagacatcgcctgccaATCAAATCGAgcacacgcatgcgcattagcttgCAAATTTCGCttggaaaatttcattttttccacgtaatctgaggtaaagcagcacatTTTATGAAACCAGTGATGTCAGATTTGactgcagatttgaaatatgttctttgatcgcaatcttgaccaatcgtttttggagatttcggtctttcaccattcaagtagataggagctgcacttgtatgccgcttgtttacatagaaaaatagttGCTCGGaggcgttccaaagatggctgctgagtgaactgacttgctaaaaagactttgatatTAGTTCATAGACCACGTTAGAGAGGAAATCACAGGACTTCCagtggcagattttttttctttcatgaagCAACAGACTTTTAGAAATTTAGCATTACTCTCAGTTCTCATCCATGAGAGTGTTACTGTAAATGCTTTACGAAAGCTAAAGACAAACTATTGCTCATATATTCAGCTATATGCAAGACCTACTTGAGTTTTATAGAGAGAGGGATGGTGTAAAAGAAGACATTGATCTGAAAGACACAGATGAAGAAGAGACGGAAGTGCTCAAACATCTCAGCGAAGAAATACCAGAAGAGTCCGATGTTAGGAGTGAGATCTGGAACAGAGAGActgtagaacacacacacagagtaaatTATACAATGCACAACATACAAGTTATCACCTAAAAAAGTGTTAATACAAGTTCGGTCCATGGCACATAACATACCAACCCATTTAACCGGCTTTACCTTCAGGGTTCTCACACCTTTTGACCTatggatttccatgacttttccagttgtttgtgattactaaatgaggattttaaaattaattttacagaGACTGCGCTCACAAAAGATGACTCATTTGGCATTGTCACACAAAAGTAAAAggtacttttgattttattttctcccaaaacagaaaacggcaacaaaaactaccacagtactttccttaatgcattttgtcactatacactgcaaaattttcctgatccatgagataattgtgtgcaatgtctaaagtttgatttggGGGCAATTTGGACAAATTGGACAGATCGTGAAACTAAAGCGCTTCTCTTCATCCGAACGAATGAAAACATTTGTCGACAGATTACAGGAACAGTAAGTGATTCTGTTATTTATGATAAAATAACAAGCCTCCTTCGAGAGTGAGGTATACACCCGACCAAAAGGCAGAGCAAAAGCTTTGCGAGTCCATCTGGGGCACCAGCAGCCCTTCGAATCTGGAGGCTCCGAGCAGTAGCCGGAATCCCGAAGAGCCCCAAACTAGCTCCATTGACGATGAGTGGGAAGAAAGTTCGTCGACTGACACCAAGACAACGACCTGTGATGTCGAGAAGATGGACTGTGTGACAGAAGGTGGGTCAACTATTTCAAAACTTCAACATAATGAAcgtgtacactggcggccaaaagtttagaaaattggtactttaattcaccaaagtggcattcaactgatcacaaagtatagtcaggacattactgatgtaaaaacaccaccatcactatttgaaaaaagtcatttttgatcaaatctagacaggcgtcatttccagcagccatcactccaacaccttatccttgagtaatcatgctaaattgctaatttggtactagaaaaatcacatgccattatatcaaacacagctgaaagctatttggttcgttaaatgaagcttaacattgtctttgtgtttgtttttcagttaccacggtatgcaatagactggcttgtcttaaggtcaatattagggcaaaaatggcaaaaaaagaaaccgctttctctagaaattcagcaatcaatcattgttttgaggaatgaatgttATACAATGCTTGCAACTGccaaaacctgaagatttcacacaaaagtgtatactacagtcttcaaagacaaaggacaactggctctaacaagaacagaaagagatgtggaaggcccagatgtacaactaaacaagagaataaatacatcagagtctctagtttgagaaatagacacatcacatgtcctcagctgacagcttcattgaattctacccgctcaacaccagtttcatgtacaaaagtaaagagaagactcaggggtgcaggccttatgggaagaactgcaaagataagccacttttgaaacagaaaaacaaatagaaaaggttagagtgggcaaagaaacacagacattggacaacagataattggaaaagagtgttatggatcttaaccccattgagcttttgtgggatcagctagactgtaaggtgcgtgagaagtgcccgacaagatagccacatctatggcaagtgctacaggaagtgtggggtgaaatgtcacctgagtatctggacaaactgacagctagaataacaaggatctgcaaagctgtcattgctgcacatggaggattttttgatgagaactctttgaagtagtttaagaagttctgacattttttttttttttcaaattgtaatagtaatttttcacgttattaatgtcctgactatacattgtgatcagttgaatgccactttggtgaataaaagtaccatcttctttccataagagcaaaatctgtacattattccaaatttttggccgccagtgtaacaGTTATAACCTGTGAACGGACAGCGAGCTGTAATCAAATGGTTGTTTATACCCACCATGTTTTCAAAACGTCGCAGCCGTTAAAAGGTAATTTCTGGAAAATTACATCACAGAGTTTAACAACATTTTGGTGCTTAAAGACTCAAATTCATTGCATGTGTGAAGCAGGTATGATATATTTACCACAAGTAAAGGCAAAGAAATATTTTAGCTCCAAGTACCTGTTggaaaaacagctaaaaccagttTAAGCTGGTTGCCAGCCTGGTTTTTGCTGGTCAGGCTAGTTTTACAGGGGGTTTGAACATTTGAACGTTTTGAACATTGATTTTGTTCAGCAGGGATGGGAAACCTTTGATagaaaatgataaaacaaaatatgtactAATGTCATAAAGTGGTGTATGACTGTTTACTGACATGAATCCATAGACAGAAGGGATGAAATCCCAGGAGCTCAGGAGAAAGAAGGAGAGGCCAGTGATCACCAACAGACTGCCCACATATATAAATGCATACTGCAGAGTGAAGAACCAGAAACTAGTCCTCCTCAGGTTCACTGGGATATACAAcctctgaaagagagagagaatgggtcATCATGTTTAACTGTGGTTATTTCAGAGCTGTGGTGCAGTGGTAGTGCGCACAATCACAACATAAAGAGTCATGCTGCTCCCAGAGAAGTGTTAGAGTTTGGCTCGTGTTATGTTGTGCACTACTTTCATTACCATGTTTTATCAAtttcatgccatcgcagatgtgtatgattttctctcttctgcagaacacaaatgaagatttttagaagaatatttcaactctgtaggtccatacaatgcaagtgaatggtgaccaaaactttgaagctccaaaaagtgcaggaaggcagcataaaataatcaaattaggctccagtggtttattccatgtcttctgaagggatttAGGTAATTTTGTGTGacaacagaccaaaaaaaaaaaaaaaaaaaaaattatttttcactgtacatcttgccattgcagtctcaaggcatgatcatgatttatttctgcttgatgcatgcacagagcactagatggcacttgGAAGTATAATTGAGCTGGAAATCATTAtcatcaaggagactgctgatgtcagcatttatagtgaataaggagttacattctggtctgttctaatccaaaactgattggatcgcttcagaagacatggattaaaccactgtaggagtatggattacttttatgttatcaattgcattgtgaggacctacagatctgaggtatggattacttttatgcaatcacttgcattgtgagggcctacagagctgagatatttaaaaaaaaaaatctaagtttgtgtttagcagaagaaagaaaggcatacacatctgtgatggcattagggtgagtaaatgaaagaattttcatttttggaagaactattcctttagtcaATTAGTTGCTAGAGCCTTACATCAGGTGTTTTCTTATGCCGCATTCGAGACAAATTGAGAAGTGGCATTACAAGAGCTCCCCAGTTCCGACCTCAGAGTGTAACAGTCAATCATGTGTCATGGTCAAATGCACACACCATGAGACAGCGCCATGACTTTACAAGAAAACGTGTGTTCTTATGCCAATTATGGCAAAAACATAAACGTCATTAACACAATATACTTGCGTTTACTTTAAAAACAGCTGacggaaaataaaaaataaggtatCGTTATATATTtcagtataattatattaaacttAATGCTGAAAGTTGGATGTCTGACTTCTCCagtaattttatacattttcGGGAATAATGTCAGTCTCTTACCTGTAGGAGGAACAGCAGTGCAGGAGCAAACAGTGTCAAAGGATACATAGACTGATATGTGGCTAAGGCCAAAAAGATCCCACTCAACAAGGAACTACCTGAAAACATAAAA includes these proteins:
- the LOC127448901 gene encoding phosphatidylinositol glycan anchor biosynthesis class U protein-like, with amino-acid sequence MAAPLTLLLIVAVTIRAVLFRSSLAELISERVEVVSPLNAWKRVVEGLALLDLGVSPYSGDVFHETPLIIYLFHFTIDYAEIVFIIADGITAVALYLAVQIYNKNVFRKQKYALESERYPHDCLELLRSPKEMLYIPFKVAMFYLLNPFTILSCVAKSTCGLNNAVIALFILCTLKGSSLLSGIFLALATYQSMYPLTLFAPALLFLLQRLYIPVNLRRTSFWFFTLQYAFIYVGSLLVITGLSFFLLSSWDFIPSVYGFILSVPDLTPNIGLFWYFFAEMFEHFRLFFICVFQINVFFYTIPLSIKLKEHPVFLIFMQIAIISIFKSYPTVGDVALYMAFLPAWSHLYRFLRNIFLVSCVLLACSALFPVLWHLWIYAGSANSNFFYAITLLFNVGQILLVSDYFYAYLRREYHLTHGLYLKKKDGTEATLVLK